The sequence below is a genomic window from Oreochromis niloticus isolate F11D_XX linkage group LG3, O_niloticus_UMD_NMBU, whole genome shotgun sequence.
GAATGCAGTGTGAATGCAAGAGAAGAGCTCAGCAGTGATTAAATATTACATGCAAGCTTGAAACTGCACCACCACTGCTCACGTTTTCAAAGAAACAATCGTATCCTTCAGGTGAAGCCTTCCTCAGAGCCTCCTCCAGGGAACCCACAGTTTTGTAGTTGAAGACCTCATCAAATCCCAGCTCTTTGAGGTAAGCCACTTTGGCATCAGAGCCCGCCGAGCCCACCACCTTACAGCCCTTGATCTTGGCGATCTGTCCTACCACTGAGCCCACCGCTCCAGCTGCAGCGTTCACCAGCAGGGTCTCACCCTTCTGGAGTCCCAACACTTCCTCTATCCCATAAACAGCCGTCAGtctgcagagagacagaaacagtAAATCCAGCTGTTGCCTCTTTGATTGCCATATTAATTACAAAAATCACTGCTTAGAAACTCTGCTTCAGCTCATTAGCAAAACATCTGGAGTTAGCCACATACGTATattcttaaaataaaactattttctgcttattactttttctggtgGCTATACCATGTTTAGCTGAACTCTTAAACACCTTACAAACACTTAAAAAGAAAGTCTTACATCAATGAGACCAATTTctcaaatgcttttgcatttaaGATTCAGCTGATAAAACTTCACATCCAATTATCTGCTGGAAAAGTCTGAACATCCTGCCATGATTTAACATCTAATAGAAAATAACTATGATCCATGCAAGTTACTCAAATCTGTCTTACCCGGGCATCCCGATGGCACCCAGAGCCAGAGACAGGGACACATCTTTAGGCCACTCAGGCAGGACGGGAACTAGGCCGGTCCCATCACTGAGTGTGTGGGTTCTCCACCCACTGTCACTCACAACGTGGCTTCCCACAGGAAACGCTGGATTTTTACTCTGGATCACTCTaaaggaaaacaacaacataatattaaaaaacaaaacaaaaacaagcttcTCACCTGTTTTCACTTCAGTCTGTGCTGTCACTGGGATAATTCAGTTTGTGAACAGTCAGAACACAAAATTAAACTGTGCAAATATTAATTTTGGTGGTGGGCATACTTTGCCATACTTTGTTTCAAGTTTGTTTTGGTAACAGAGTCTTGAAGATACCTGAGCGTCAGTGTGATTTTGTGCTTTTTCACATTAATCCCGACATTTCAATCAGTTTAATCTGCTCCCCAAGCAAGCATAGCAGTGGGAATCTGTGTTTCTTTTATTATCTTCATTTTTGAATCCCTGGCATAGAAAAATTATATAcaagaaatgtaaaaacaacaaagtaaaggCACAGTTGTCTTCTCTGATTTCAACTGTTAATCAGGCTAGAAAGTTTCAGTGTTTCGTTTCATGTTCCGCTTTAGACTTCACAGGAACTTTACTTATCAGAGAGTTTATGTCAGTGTGTGCATCTTTTACACAATCTCTGGTGTTTAGATTTGACTTTAAACTCCAGTAAAGACTTTGGTTATTAACAGCAGATACAGACTGTGTCAGTAAACGTACACATCACAGCACATCACGTAAAAGAGTTTTCTGTTTGCaggtgtctttgtgtttcttacTTGGCCACCTGACCTCCAATCATCACATCTCCCTCCTTCATGTGGAATTTGCTGAACGACCTGTTGGGACCAGCAGTGTGTTACAATATGAATTTATGTCAGGAGCATTAAAATAGTTCAGCATGAGTGATGCTGCTCTCTGATCACCTCATGTACGGGTCGACACTGAGAAACACAGCTTCCAACAGCACCTCTGCAAACAAAAGTAAACTCATTTAAAGTGCTCGGTGCTTAATGTTtgacaaaaactgaagaagGTGCTCTCCTGTAGAGAGAACAAAGAAGAAAGACTTGCCTCCATCTTTGGGCTCAGGGAGCTCCTCCACCTTCAGCCCAAAGTCGCTTTTCTTTGGGAAGCCGTCAAAGTGCTTAGTCATTACCCACGACTTAGCTTTCACCatgattcttcttttttatggCAGCTGTAAGTAAATATTGTTATTAAGCTCATAGTAACAGACATTAAAATGCTGAGTCATCCAGCGCTGTGCAAAAAAGAGCTGAATAAAGCCTGAAGTGTAACATTCACCCTGTGAAGTTTAGCTGTGATGAGCATCAACCAACACAAATTATTTTCTAGTTTAGCGCTGATGATGGACCTTGCTGTGGTTATAAGAACAATTCAAATGAAATGCAGACATCtttatcacacaaacacacacatttacacacaagtTCTTTAAGTGCTGAGAGTAGAAAGAGA
It includes:
- the LOC100699897 gene encoding prostaglandin reductase 1; translated protein: MVKAKSWVMTKHFDGFPKKSDFGLKVEELPEPKDGEVLLEAVFLSVDPYMRSFSKFHMKEGDVMIGGQVAKVIQSKNPAFPVGSHVVSDSGWRTHTLSDGTGLVPVLPEWPKDVSLSLALGAIGMPGLTAVYGIEEVLGLQKGETLLVNAAAGAVGSVVGQIAKIKGCKVVGSAGSDAKVAYLKELGFDEVFNYKTVGSLEEALRKASPEGYDCFFENVGGPSSDVVLQQMRKFGRIAVCGSISTYNDSEPQTGPYPYFTMIIKELKMEGFLQSRWEHKHHETLKRLLAWVKEGKLQCREHVTKGFENMPAAFMGMLQGENTGKAVVAV